One Serpentinicella alkaliphila DNA segment encodes these proteins:
- a CDS encoding S41 family peptidase — protein MLKKILKSKILKIVILLILIIVGLSYYVNPYRETIGWDKVETSLLYEQEIDKSLAVDDLNYLVDKITKHHVSTAKGVTGEIQKQLEYEINNLNDSPRVVDVWIAASRIANKLNDAHANIYYYGHKNMEIDLNFTFDDSSLKVIGGHRDGQELIAIEGIKLEELYQRFLSQFSFENEYFAKYNFVNYLRRKNQLNWLGINVNEEVEIVFSNNGREEVEKYLFNEIKESNYLDNDFISYKLDKEKGVGILTLNSCIYSDEYKIKLRGFFSEVKKHNINIIAIDLRENGGGNSMVANEFIKYLPVESYKNYGSKVRLRSWVIERKPKETKNKQYKDLIFSGDVYLLTSNTTFSSATMFTAYIRDNNLGKVIGEPSGNKPSTYGDILLFQLPNSKLPVTLTYKYFSRPDVEKDEEVAIIPDYPIGQEEAIDELYRLINN, from the coding sequence ATGTTAAAAAAAATATTAAAGTCTAAGATTCTTAAAATTGTAATTCTTTTAATATTAATTATTGTTGGTTTAAGCTATTATGTTAATCCCTATAGGGAAACTATAGGTTGGGATAAGGTAGAAACAAGTTTATTATACGAACAAGAAATTGATAAAAGCCTGGCTGTAGATGATTTAAATTATCTAGTGGATAAAATAACTAAGCATCATGTTTCCACTGCTAAAGGGGTAACGGGTGAAATACAAAAGCAATTGGAATATGAAATTAATAACTTGAATGACAGTCCTAGGGTAGTAGATGTGTGGATTGCTGCTTCAAGAATAGCAAACAAATTAAATGATGCCCACGCAAACATCTATTATTATGGGCATAAAAATATGGAGATTGATCTGAATTTTACCTTTGATGATAGCAGTTTAAAAGTTATTGGGGGACATAGAGATGGCCAAGAGCTAATAGCTATTGAGGGCATCAAGCTTGAAGAGTTATATCAAAGATTTCTATCCCAATTTTCCTTTGAAAATGAATATTTTGCAAAATATAATTTTGTTAATTATTTAAGGAGAAAAAATCAACTTAATTGGTTAGGTATTAATGTAAATGAAGAGGTTGAAATAGTATTTAGTAATAATGGTAGAGAGGAAGTAGAAAAATACCTATTTAATGAAATAAAAGAGAGTAATTACTTAGATAATGACTTTATTTCATATAAACTAGATAAAGAAAAAGGCGTAGGTATACTCACATTAAATAGCTGCATATATAGTGATGAATATAAAATTAAACTTAGAGGTTTTTTTAGTGAAGTAAAAAAACATAATATTAATATTATAGCCATTGATTTAAGAGAAAATGGTGGTGGTAATTCAATGGTTGCTAATGAATTTATTAAATATTTGCCTGTAGAAAGCTATAAAAATTATGGTAGTAAAGTTAGGCTTAGATCTTGGGTTATAGAAAGAAAACCAAAGGAAACAAAAAACAAGCAATATAAAGACCTTATATTTTCAGGAGATGTGTATTTGTTAACTTCAAATACTACATTTAGCTCCGCAACAATGTTTACAGCATACATTAGAGATAATAATTTAGGTAAAGTGATTGGAGAGCCCTCGGGAAATAAACCTTCTACCTATGGAGATATCCTACTTTTTCAATTACCAAACAGTAAATTACCTGTAACCTTAACCTATAAATATTTTTCTAGGCCTGACGTAGAAAAGGATGAAGAAGTAGCAATTATCCCGGATTATCCAATTGGGCAAGAGGAGGCTATTGACGAGCTTTATAGGTTAATTAACAATTAA
- the udk gene encoding uridine kinase — protein sequence MSKPILIGITGGTGSGKSTVARAIHRCLPKKNITVIEQDSYYKDQSHMTFEDRIKTNYDHPLAFDTLLLIEHLNNLLEGKPINKPIYDFESHTRKTETELVEPKDIIILEGIMLLDEPTLRSMLDIKIFVDTDADVRIIRRIVRDINHRGRDLNSIINQYLTTVRPAHLQFVEPNKKYADIIIPEGGDNKVAIDIMVTKIQDIINNRKS from the coding sequence ATGTCTAAGCCGATTCTTATAGGTATTACAGGGGGGACAGGGTCGGGAAAGAGTACAGTTGCCAGGGCTATTCATAGATGCTTACCAAAGAAGAATATAACTGTAATTGAACAAGACTCTTACTATAAAGATCAGTCTCATATGACTTTTGAAGATAGGATTAAAACAAATTATGATCATCCTTTAGCTTTTGATACACTGTTATTAATTGAACATCTGAATAATTTATTAGAAGGAAAACCAATTAATAAACCAATCTATGATTTTGAGAGTCACACGCGGAAAACGGAAACAGAATTAGTTGAACCGAAAGATATTATAATTCTAGAGGGTATAATGCTTTTAGATGAGCCGACTCTACGTTCTATGCTAGATATAAAAATATTTGTTGATACAGATGCAGATGTAAGGATAATTAGAAGAATAGTAAGAGATATAAATCACAGGGGAAGAGACTTAAACTCTATAATTAATCAATATCTCACAACTGTCCGCCCTGCCCATCTACAGTTTGTTGAGCCAAATAAAAAATATGCTGACATTATAATTCCTGAGGGTGGAGACAATAAAGTAGCAATTGATATAATGGTAACCAAGATTCAAGATATAATTAACAATAGGAAAAGCTAA
- a CDS encoding peptidoglycan D,D-transpeptidase FtsI family protein, with the protein MRKIRKEEERKNNKHVPKLMFIGYFSTAIFIALIMRLFYLQVIQHDFYTNEVNKQNLFTIPIDIGRGEIVDRNNVPLVNRTEKKFLIVFPHLFLSSDKNIELLSEITNLSKEYIRGRIAVASTPVEFPVDDNVNWQDRRLIDTRGVFVIDKIMRYEDKQILSHVIGYIHNTDKKGLSGLERAYDYLLSGTPNRSVIAVLDGRKRILPGEGLTIVNNPMEKGSIRLTIDYELQKITEDILDQAGHLGSVIISDVKTGEILTLASRPTYNPNYIRSHLQSTGDELYNKAIQMTFPPGSIFKIVLAAEALEKGLVDPEELFHCSGFELIGNHEIKCTSYLNGGNGDINIETAFAKSCNSVFIQIGKRLGAENIIEMAKRLGLGEKANIGLVEEEAGTLPLGDQLLGPSIGNISIGQGAIDITPIQVNQMTQIIANDGIKKPLSLVKEIVDDNKNIIEKLENKEESRILSEEVAIKLHKLMSVVMTDGTGNTVGDLKDLTAGKTGTAESSYRNEKVLHAWFTGFYPKDEPKYAITIFIQDGKSGSRVAVPIFKELINKIIEKKII; encoded by the coding sequence ATGCGCAAAATTAGAAAAGAAGAGGAACGAAAAAATAATAAACATGTACCAAAGCTTATGTTTATAGGCTATTTTTCAACTGCAATTTTCATCGCCTTAATAATGAGATTATTCTATTTACAAGTAATACAACATGATTTCTATACTAATGAAGTAAATAAACAAAACTTATTTACGATACCAATAGATATTGGTAGAGGGGAAATAGTTGATAGAAATAATGTTCCATTAGTAAACCGTACTGAAAAAAAGTTTTTAATAGTTTTCCCTCATCTTTTTCTATCCTCTGATAAAAATATTGAACTGTTAAGTGAGATTACCAATTTATCAAAGGAATATATAAGGGGGAGAATTGCTGTTGCAAGTACACCAGTAGAGTTTCCAGTGGATGACAATGTAAATTGGCAGGATAGAAGATTAATTGATACTAGAGGTGTGTTTGTTATAGACAAAATAATGAGATATGAGGATAAACAAATTCTTTCTCATGTAATAGGCTATATTCACAACACTGATAAAAAAGGATTGTCTGGCCTTGAGAGAGCCTATGATTATCTATTATCTGGAACCCCAAATAGATCTGTAATTGCAGTTTTAGATGGAAGAAAAAGAATATTACCAGGTGAAGGCTTAACAATAGTAAATAACCCAATGGAAAAAGGTAGTATCCGTTTAACAATTGACTATGAACTACAGAAAATAACAGAAGATATTTTAGATCAGGCAGGACATCTAGGCTCAGTTATTATATCAGATGTCAAAACAGGAGAAATATTGACCCTAGCCAGCAGACCAACTTACAATCCTAACTATATAAGAAGTCATTTGCAAAGCACTGGGGACGAACTATATAACAAAGCTATTCAAATGACTTTTCCACCAGGTTCAATTTTTAAAATTGTTTTAGCTGCAGAAGCATTAGAAAAGGGTTTGGTAGATCCAGAGGAGCTATTCCACTGTAGCGGATTTGAGTTAATTGGAAATCATGAAATAAAGTGTACTTCATATTTAAATGGTGGCAATGGAGATATTAATATAGAAACGGCATTTGCAAAATCCTGTAACTCTGTATTTATTCAAATTGGTAAAAGACTAGGTGCGGAGAATATAATAGAAATGGCAAAACGTCTTGGATTAGGAGAGAAGGCAAATATAGGTCTTGTAGAAGAAGAGGCTGGAACATTACCTTTAGGAGATCAATTATTAGGGCCATCCATAGGCAATATTTCCATTGGGCAGGGTGCAATTGATATAACACCAATTCAGGTTAATCAGATGACCCAAATAATAGCAAATGATGGTATTAAAAAACCATTGAGCTTAGTAAAGGAAATAGTTGATGATAATAAAAACATAATAGAAAAATTAGAAAATAAAGAGGAATCCCGAATTCTATCAGAGGAAGTAGCGATTAAGTTACATAAGCTAATGTCTGTTGTTATGACAGATGGGACTGGAAATACAGTAGGGGATTTAAAGGATTTAACAGCTGGAAAAACAGGAACAGCCGAATCATCATATAGAAATGAAAAAGTTTTACATGCATGGTTTACTGGTTTTTACCCTAAAGATGAGCCTAAATATGCGATCACTATATTTATTCAAGATGGGAAATCAGGAAGCAGAGTTGCAGTACCGATATTCAAAGAGTTAATAAATAAAATAATAGAAAAGAAAATTATATAA
- a CDS encoding YqeG family HAD IIIA-type phosphatase, with the protein MRLLTPAMYAESIFEIDLKKLKDNNIKGLIIDIDNTLVAWDIKYASEDTKKWLLNLLKEGFKVCLVSNNTEDRVVTFNEELKLPAIHRANKPRRGAFRKAMTKMGTDINCTAIIGDQIFTDILGGNRMGIYTVLVVPIESKEFWWTTLVRRVERHVLRIVLKNHRKEGKK; encoded by the coding sequence ATGAGGTTACTAACTCCTGCAATGTATGCAGAATCTATTTTTGAAATAGATTTGAAAAAATTAAAAGATAACAATATTAAGGGCTTAATTATCGATATTGATAATACTCTTGTAGCATGGGATATTAAATATGCTAGTGAGGACACAAAAAAATGGCTGCTTAATCTTTTGAAAGAAGGCTTTAAGGTTTGTCTAGTATCAAATAATACAGAGGATAGGGTTGTTACCTTTAACGAAGAGCTAAAACTTCCAGCAATCCATAGGGCAAACAAGCCTAGAAGAGGTGCTTTTAGAAAAGCAATGACTAAAATGGGTACAGATATTAATTGTACTGCTATAATTGGCGACCAAATTTTTACTGATATTTTAGGTGGAAATCGTATGGGAATATATACAGTATTAGTTGTACCTATAGAAAGTAAAGAGTTTTGGTGGACAACTTTAGTGAGAAGAGTCGAGAGACATGTATTAAGAATAGTTTTAAAGAATCATCGTAAGGAGGGTAAAAAGTGA
- a CDS encoding peptidase U32 family protein → MRAVELLAPAGDLERLKIAIMYGADAVYVGGQIFGMRAAAKNFTLEELAEGVKFAHERGKKIFITANIIPHNEDLKELPDYLKALDEIGVDAIIVSDPGTFSLVKETLPNMEIHISTQANNTNYLTVNFWHQMGAKRVVLARELSFNEIKEISEKVNKSVDLEAFIHGAMCISYSGRCLLSNYMADRDANRGECAQPCRWNYYLVEEKRPGEYMQVFEDEKGTYFMNSKDLCMIEYVPEIIESGITSLKIEGRMKTTYYVATIVRAYRMALDSYYKDPKNWTCKEEWLSEIKTASHRDFTTGFYLEKPGPKEHIYSEKSYIRDYSFIGLVKDYDSLSKIATIEQRNRFFKGDNIEILSPKEEIINMKIEQIWDEEGNEIEVAPHPQQIVKMKIPFDIEPYYILRKERKDD, encoded by the coding sequence ATGAGGGCAGTTGAATTATTAGCACCGGCTGGAGATCTTGAAAGACTTAAAATTGCCATAATGTATGGTGCGGATGCAGTTTATGTTGGGGGTCAAATATTTGGTATGCGTGCTGCAGCTAAAAATTTTACCTTAGAGGAATTAGCAGAAGGGGTTAAATTTGCCCATGAAAGAGGAAAAAAGATATTTATTACTGCAAATATTATTCCACACAATGAAGACTTAAAGGAACTACCGGATTATTTAAAGGCTTTAGATGAAATAGGTGTTGATGCTATTATAGTTTCAGATCCAGGTACCTTTTCATTAGTTAAAGAGACTCTACCTAATATGGAAATACATATAAGTACTCAAGCTAATAATACAAATTATTTAACAGTTAACTTTTGGCACCAAATGGGTGCAAAAAGAGTTGTATTAGCTAGGGAATTATCATTTAATGAAATAAAAGAAATAAGTGAAAAGGTAAATAAGTCGGTGGATTTGGAGGCCTTTATTCATGGAGCAATGTGCATTTCATATTCTGGAAGATGTTTATTAAGTAATTATATGGCAGACAGGGATGCAAATAGAGGTGAGTGCGCACAACCCTGTAGATGGAACTATTATTTAGTTGAAGAAAAAAGGCCAGGGGAATATATGCAGGTTTTTGAAGATGAAAAGGGAACGTATTTTATGAACTCTAAAGACCTATGTATGATTGAATATGTTCCTGAAATAATTGAGTCAGGAATTACCTCCTTAAAAATAGAAGGTAGAATGAAAACCACTTATTATGTAGCCACAATAGTTAGAGCCTATAGAATGGCTTTAGATTCATATTATAAAGACCCAAAAAATTGGACATGCAAGGAAGAATGGTTAAGTGAAATAAAAACTGCAAGTCATAGGGATTTCACTACGGGCTTTTATTTAGAAAAACCAGGCCCAAAGGAACACATTTACAGTGAGAAATCCTACATAAGGGACTATTCCTTTATTGGGTTAGTCAAGGATTATGATAGCTTAAGTAAAATTGCTACTATTGAGCAAAGAAATCGTTTCTTTAAAGGCGATAATATAGAGATACTAAGTCCTAAGGAAGAAATTATTAATATGAAAATTGAACAGATTTGGGATGAAGAGGGTAATGAAATTGAAGTTGCACCTCATCCACAGCAAATAGTAAAGATGAAAATTCCTTTTGATATAGAGCCATATTATATACTGAGAAAAGAAAGAAAGGATGATTAA
- a CDS encoding bifunctional diguanylate cyclase/phosphodiesterase, which translates to MFKGNKKNVVPIVSALIVLLLFYLASMLENNRADIFERNKLKDELIVVKSNLESIITSRITTVNGIIAFAEINKNFTQEQYESFAEGIYYSVNDVVKNVSYISDTTITHIYPYEEYKHAIGWDLSEVPEQLPSILYAKNRGKSVLSAPVDLVQGGTGMIIRVPVIVSSGYLGQVSIVFDYDKVLTYSGIEKLSNNNYLELFIYDVVNGGKKTIWSNVDRNLNYRIYETVNLYESEIYMSIAPKRGWGVKTILEYMLLIVGFIASLLTYLALRKLYENKETLYLMNIHLEHTIDQLTASQKQLKNKLNEVKLKEKHIQFLADHDSLTGLYNRRKFIELLEDKLESESEGTILLVDIDDFKNINDSMGHIYGDNVLQYFSSQLQSDLPNFARAYRIGGDEFIIIFDNIVTKREITPCIELVVECFNNIDAINNQISLSIGVVFFPEHGATVEDLLIKVDIAMYSAKNSGKNKFSIFDESMLFEFNEKIRIEQLIRSALDNEWFFIEYQPIIDKSTGETSSFEALIRMSEPKLMPNQFISIAERTGLIIQIGRWVIKEVIEQLKNWKINGYNLKPIAVNLSPKQIYDGNLVEFLESQLKINNIDPSLIEIEITENVLIENGDSNIVTLQRIKDLGITISLDDFGTNYSSLNYLTYMPVDKIKIDKNFKDKFINFKNNQFLEGIVFLAHTLNLKVVIEGVEDEDEYSILKKGESDFLQGYLFSRPLKKEDATKFLTKN; encoded by the coding sequence ATGTTTAAAGGGAATAAGAAAAATGTTGTCCCCATAGTGAGTGCCTTAATAGTTCTGTTACTTTTTTATCTCGCTAGTATGTTAGAAAATAATAGGGCGGATATATTTGAAAGAAATAAGCTAAAAGATGAACTTATAGTAGTTAAAAGCAATTTAGAAAGTATCATTACATCCAGAATAACAACTGTAAATGGTATTATAGCTTTTGCTGAAATAAACAAAAACTTTACTCAAGAACAATATGAGAGCTTTGCTGAGGGAATATATTATTCAGTTAATGACGTAGTTAAAAATGTATCCTATATAAGTGATACAACTATAACTCACATATATCCATATGAAGAATATAAGCATGCTATTGGATGGGATTTATCGGAGGTGCCAGAGCAGCTACCTTCAATCTTATATGCAAAAAATCGTGGTAAGTCAGTATTATCTGCACCGGTTGACCTAGTGCAAGGTGGTACAGGTATGATAATAAGAGTACCTGTAATTGTTAGCTCTGGTTATTTAGGTCAGGTTTCGATTGTTTTTGACTACGACAAGGTGTTAACCTATAGTGGAATTGAAAAATTAAGTAATAATAACTATTTAGAGTTATTTATATATGATGTAGTAAATGGTGGTAAAAAGACAATTTGGAGTAATGTAGATAGAAATTTGAACTATAGAATATATGAAACTGTTAATTTATATGAATCAGAAATATATATGTCTATTGCACCTAAAAGGGGTTGGGGAGTAAAAACTATTCTAGAATATATGCTTTTAATCGTTGGGTTTATTGCCTCTCTACTTACCTATTTAGCCCTTAGGAAGCTATATGAAAATAAAGAAACACTATATTTAATGAATATACATTTAGAACATACGATAGACCAACTAACAGCAAGTCAGAAACAGCTTAAAAACAAACTAAACGAGGTAAAACTAAAAGAGAAACATATCCAATTTCTCGCTGATCATGATTCCTTAACGGGACTTTATAATAGAAGAAAATTTATTGAGTTACTCGAAGATAAGCTAGAAAGCGAAAGTGAAGGAACCATTCTACTTGTGGACATAGATGATTTCAAAAATATTAATGACTCTATGGGTCATATATATGGTGATAATGTATTACAATATTTCTCTAGTCAATTACAATCGGATTTACCGAATTTTGCTAGGGCCTATCGTATAGGCGGGGATGAATTTATAATTATTTTCGATAATATTGTAACTAAAAGAGAAATAACACCTTGTATTGAGCTAGTAGTTGAATGTTTTAATAACATTGATGCTATTAATAATCAAATAAGTTTAAGTATTGGTGTAGTATTCTTTCCAGAACATGGAGCCACTGTTGAGGATTTACTAATAAAAGTGGATATAGCTATGTATAGTGCAAAGAATTCTGGTAAAAACAAATTTTCTATCTTTGATGAGTCTATGCTATTTGAGTTTAATGAAAAAATTAGAATAGAGCAGTTAATTAGATCTGCCTTAGATAATGAGTGGTTTTTCATCGAGTATCAACCTATTATAGATAAAAGTACAGGTGAAACCTCATCCTTTGAAGCGCTTATTAGAATGTCTGAACCTAAGCTAATGCCAAATCAATTTATATCAATTGCTGAAAGAACAGGACTTATAATTCAAATAGGTAGATGGGTAATTAAAGAAGTTATTGAACAATTAAAGAATTGGAAGATAAATGGATATAATCTTAAACCAATTGCTGTAAATTTGTCCCCTAAACAAATTTATGATGGAAACCTAGTTGAATTTCTAGAGAGTCAGTTGAAAATTAACAATATTGATCCTTCGTTGATTGAAATCGAAATAACCGAGAATGTATTAATAGAGAATGGAGACTCAAATATTGTAACTCTTCAGAGAATAAAGGACCTGGGAATAACTATTTCATTAGATGACTTTGGTACTAATTATTCCTCATTAAACTACTTAACTTATATGCCTGTTGACAAAATTAAGATTGATAAAAATTTCAAAGACAAGTTTATCAACTTTAAAAATAATCAGTTTCTTGAAGGGATTGTGTTTTTAGCTCATACATTGAATCTAAAGGTAGTCATAGAGGGAGTAGAGGATGAAGATGAGTACTCAATACTTAAAAAAGGTGAAAGTGATTTTCTGCAAGGCTATCTATTTAGCAGACCTCTAAAAAAAGAGGATGCTACAAAGTTTTTAACTAAAAACTAG
- the aroE gene encoding shikimate dehydrogenase encodes MININGGTKAVCLIGNPVIYSLSPFIHNYGFGLHNVNSVYLAHHVEDNSVKEAVYGIKGLNYIGCNVTYPHKTSVIPFLDELTEEAKLIGAVNTIKNVNGKLVGYNTDGIGFINGLKNKGFDLNGKNICILGAGGAARSIIVSLIKEYRCNVIVCNRNINKAIEISNGLNKYSFSGTISECIEPSQLKSKDIDVLINCTPVGMSPNEDAIPFEEDLLIKKDMLVCDLIYKPYETKLLKKAKEIGCQVHYGLDMLLFQAIVAFKIWTDKDIPFGELEILLKRQIY; translated from the coding sequence GTGATAAATATAAATGGGGGAACAAAAGCCGTATGTTTAATTGGCAATCCAGTTATTTACAGTCTATCGCCTTTTATTCATAATTATGGCTTTGGATTACATAATGTAAATTCTGTCTACTTAGCCCATCATGTAGAAGATAATTCAGTTAAAGAAGCGGTTTATGGGATAAAAGGACTTAACTACATAGGTTGTAATGTCACATATCCACATAAAACTAGTGTAATACCATTTTTAGATGAATTAACAGAAGAAGCAAAACTAATAGGGGCAGTAAACACTATAAAGAATGTAAATGGCAAATTAGTTGGATATAATACGGATGGTATTGGATTTATTAATGGCCTAAAGAATAAAGGCTTTGATTTAAATGGAAAAAATATTTGTATTTTAGGAGCTGGTGGTGCTGCTAGAAGTATTATTGTATCCTTAATAAAAGAATATAGATGCAATGTAATTGTTTGTAATAGAAATATAAACAAAGCAATTGAAATCTCTAATGGACTAAACAAATATAGTTTTAGCGGAACAATAAGTGAATGTATTGAACCCTCTCAATTAAAATCTAAAGATATAGATGTATTAATAAATTGCACCCCTGTAGGTATGAGTCCAAATGAGGATGCAATACCTTTTGAGGAAGACCTTTTAATTAAAAAAGATATGTTAGTCTGTGATTTAATATATAAACCCTATGAAACTAAGCTTCTAAAAAAAGCAAAGGAAATTGGCTGTCAGGTTCACTATGGTTTAGACATGCTTTTATTTCAGGCTATTGTAGCCTTCAAAATCTGGACAGATAAGGATATACCCTTTGGAGAGCTAGAAATATTATTAAAGCGACAAATTTACTAG
- a CDS encoding O-methyltransferase, protein MNYITQDYIESYIRSTLKDREGLMKDMEEYASENHVPIVQKEVAALIEVLTKAVNAKRVLEVGTAIAYSTSIFAFAMGKDGHVTTIERNENMIEVAKENIKKNNLENQIKIIQDDAQEVLKYLEGEFDIIFLDGAKGQYNDFLDNCLRLLKVGGIIISDNILFKGMVATDELVIRRKRTIVNRMRQYLDYICNHPHLDTTIIPIGDGVAISYKKREV, encoded by the coding sequence TTGAATTATATTACACAAGATTATATTGAAAGTTATATAAGATCAACTTTAAAAGATAGAGAAGGTTTAATGAAGGATATGGAGGAATACGCATCGGAAAATCATGTGCCTATTGTTCAAAAGGAAGTGGCAGCATTAATTGAAGTTTTAACTAAAGCAGTTAATGCAAAACGAGTGCTTGAAGTAGGTACTGCCATAGCCTACTCCACATCGATATTTGCCTTTGCTATGGGTAAAGATGGACATGTCACGACTATTGAACGAAATGAAAATATGATAGAGGTTGCAAAAGAGAATATAAAAAAAAATAATTTAGAAAATCAAATAAAAATTATTCAAGATGATGCTCAAGAGGTATTAAAGTATTTAGAAGGTGAATTTGATATAATATTTTTAGATGGAGCTAAGGGGCAATATAATGACTTTTTAGATAATTGCTTAAGGTTATTAAAAGTTGGTGGAATTATAATTTCTGATAATATTTTATTTAAAGGCATGGTTGCAACTGATGAGTTAGTAATTAGAAGAAAAAGGACAATAGTGAATAGGATGAGACAATATTTAGACTACATTTGTAATCATCCTCATCTAGATACGACTATAATACCAATTGGAGATGGAGTAGCCATAAGCTATAAGAAGCGGGAGGTATAG
- the sigK gene encoding RNA polymerase sporulation sigma factor SigK, producing MLALLGNLLPIIANPIIVAVSYISSNTSFPQPLTAEEEDKYLELYEKGDEEARNILVERNLRLVAHIVKKYGNIGSDIDDLISIGTIGLIKGITTFDRNKGTRLATYAARCIENEILMTIRASKKIKTEVSLQEPIGVDREGNEISLIDVLGTETDEVLNEVELKIQVKKLYQHMQKVLKKRERMVIEMRYGMCQGGAKTQREIAKMLGISRSYVSRIEKRATKKLLKSFEK from the coding sequence ATGCTTGCTCTGTTGGGAAATTTGTTACCAATTATTGCTAATCCTATAATAGTTGCAGTATCTTATATTTCTAGTAATACATCCTTTCCTCAGCCCTTAACAGCTGAAGAGGAAGATAAATATCTAGAATTATATGAAAAGGGTGATGAGGAAGCTAGAAATATTCTTGTGGAGAGAAATTTAAGATTGGTAGCACATATTGTTAAAAAGTATGGCAATATAGGATCTGACATCGATGATTTAATATCTATTGGTACAATTGGTTTAATTAAAGGAATAACCACATTTGATAGGAATAAAGGGACTAGATTAGCTACCTATGCTGCCAGATGCATAGAAAATGAAATTTTAATGACTATAAGGGCTAGTAAAAAAATCAAAACTGAAGTTTCACTTCAAGAGCCAATTGGTGTAGATAGGGAAGGTAATGAGATATCATTAATAGATGTACTTGGGACAGAGACAGATGAGGTATTGAATGAAGTAGAGTTAAAAATTCAGGTTAAGAAACTTTACCAACATATGCAAAAGGTATTAAAAAAGAGAGAGAGAATGGTAATAGAAATGCGTTATGGCATGTGTCAAGGGGGGGCCAAAACACAACGAGAAATAGCAAAAATGTTAGGTATTTCCCGTTCATATGTATCAAGAATTGAGAAAAGGGCTACCAAGAAGCTTTTGAAATCCTTTGAAAAATAA